The DNA segment CATGCGCTAGTGTAGTTTGTTATGGTTCTTGCCTAAACTCTATCTCGGTAGTTCCTTGAAGCACTGTGCATGCTGCAAGACTCCTTAGCCAGTACGAAAGTCGAATTCCACTCACAACATTCATACACGCCGCATCGTCTGCTTACCATCTTCTCGATGGGTGCATTTATGCAACCAGTGTTCTGGCATTGTAAACATAAGCTgtatttacatgaatgcgacagtgggaCTTCACTTAATCCATACGCTTTCTCCGCATTTCCTAGCAGCATCCTTAGTCCATACGTATTAAGGGCAAATGTCATCATAAATGTTCACCCATGCTGCACCGTCTGCTTGGCACCTATTTGCCGTTCGCTCGCCACTGTCACCACGTACCATACTATAGTccggtacaacttaagaaggcaggagaggccccgcccagatgatcGAACCGCGGCAGccaattgcctccgcgactaaagaagtAGTCTCGCTGACGTGACGCGGCCCAGTTCAAAGTGCGGGCTGCCATGTTTTCTCCATCGGCGGGGTCACCAGCTGTCCGGCCCATGACATTCGTCCAGAGTGCGCGCCCGTTGGTGGAGGCTCCTGTGCATCCGCCCTTGAGGGGCAAATGCccctgccttctaaagttgtacccgactacagAGCGGAATATTTAATAATGATGCAGGGTACAATTAGGCTTTCATGACTTTCTGCATTGTAAACACATCACCAATGCCAATGCTATGGTGCCATCTGCTAACCGGAAATCAAACCACCTTAACGGCTTACGCGCAGCCTCTGTAGACCTAACAGCATAAAACAAACAGCcgatttcaatataacgacaATATTGGTAATGCTTTGCAGTTAGTGTGAGATGCACTAAGTGATGCAAGATTTTACCACTTATTTATTCCTGTCAAGCAGAGGGCCAGTAACAAAGGTGAACTTGGATCGAAGTGGGCAGTCTGGCCTGTATGGGCAATGCCATGTTCCGGCATAATCGCAAATAGGGTGGCTATTATGGTTACTGGCAGTAACCACCCCAGTTACTGGCGGTATCTAACGTGCATGCACAAAGGGCCCAACATGTCACATATTGCTGTAACTTATCATGTGCCTAATAAAATTGAAACTTTAATCGGATAGTTATGCCCAGAACTATATTTCACTGGGCAATTACATTGCCTGTGTACATCTCCTACCTTCGGCAGTTCTGCAATTTACTTGTGAGATAGATGAGAGATGTATCCCTGTGAGAATGAGCTCCTAAACCAACCCTGAGCTTTGAAATTTGTTATAGAATGGCAGTTGTGCAAGAGCGTACGATAAACATACAGCTGCAAGAATTTTTCCAAATAATGCAGTAATGGCAAAGTTACATGCATTTCATTAACTATTCGGCTGCcatgctttctttcttgcttgcctTCACTACTGTCCCCACAGACACTCTCACAAATTTCATGCTGGGCAGCAAAAACTACAGGTCCTGTCAACCAAGCAGAACATAGACCCAGAAGGGCTCCTCCAATGTCCGCCTCTGCATGACAGTGACTGAATAAAAACTTCACGGAAGAATCAGTGCTGCACAATAGGCAAGCCTTTCTTAAAACACACAGCTGGCTTTTTGTCACGGCACTCTCATTCTCTGTAAATTTACCTGTCAACATTTTTTAAGACTGCAAACAAGAAAACAGAGCCAAGGGAGAATAGAAGCCGCAGGGCTTCCACAAAGCCATAGTGTTGCTATGTTTGCCAAAGGTGATCGTCGCGACATTCGGTACAGAGTATGCATAGGGTGTTTAAAATTTCATTAATAATTGGGGCCCTCTAAGCCCATTTTTGCTGCACTTCAATGTGTGTCAGCTTTGTGTCTAGTTTTATTTCACACTAATAAGCTTTTAATGTTAACTACCTGCAAGCGCTACATATTGATGTTTTATAATATATTACCCTAGTTTTATGGGCAAGCTAGAAGTGATTACGCTGAACCTAAGTAATGGCTTGCCATAGTAATGTTTAGTAGTTGCAAGAACTAACCAATCATGTTTATGTAAGCAGTTTCCCATGGGTAATTGAACAAGGGCAGTATCCTCTATAGTGTGGCCTAACTGCAATGGGCGCTATCTGAGCATGGGATCAAATATGGCTAGCTTGCTTATTTAACATATTAGTTAAAAAGCTTATTAGAAGCACAGTCTTGACTTTAAAGGCACACTGATACTTTCAACACTCCCGTAAAGATTCATAGCTTACCACAGATAATCGTCACAAGGAACACTTAGTTGTATTACCAGAAACACCTTTAAAAGAATTTCGTAAAAATTTTATATGAGTCATGATATTAAACCACACGCTTTTAAGCTTCAATGAGAAGTATGTGCGACTCCTGAAGCTtcagaaaatagaaaaaaaaacaatattattTTCTAATATTCAACTCAAAATACTTAGAAGGTGGTAATGAAGCGCCGTGTTTGAAACACAAACTTACCAAGGCAGTCACGCGACTTAGCAAGCCCCAATTCCAGGTCTGCCTTTTGTTTTTTGAGTTGGCTTACCCTGCCCTCCAGGGAAGTCAGTTTGACGGCGCAGTTGCACCTAGGTTCCTGCAAGCATTAGTAGTAGTGACAAGGTGTGTAACTTAAACTTTTTCTTAAACTTTTGATAAGTCACTTTGTTTGGTATTGTACTAGAAACTTACTAACATGCTCAAATAACTTCGCTCTTTAGTGCTCCTTTCAAACCCTGCCCATATACCAAAGACAATGATGTATGCACAAAGTCATATTTCATTTCATTCACTGGGCATTGTGCAAGCTTCCAAGTAAGCACATCAACACGATATAACAGAACACAAACAGCACTTTGTTCCCTTTCACATTACTCATGTTTTTCTTATAATGTAAGCAATAAAAGTAATATTTACCACCGCGTCGCTTCCCAAGGCTGAATCATCAGATCCAGCAGCGGCTGCCATCCTGGCCCTCTTTTTCTCTAACACAGTGAGCTTTCCTGCAAAGATGTCCATCAGTATAATTACACAATGTAAAGAGCAAGACTGCTGCAACTCTGCTGTGCTAACAATAACTATAAAATGACAGCAACAGGACAAGTGCAGCACCATGATTTTATGCCTGTCAACCTCTAATAGATACTTTTCACCACATCTGCTGCCTTTTTTGCACCTCTGCCATTGCTGGTTACCTCACAACACTCACACAGCTCGCAGCTCTAGTGTCAGTTGATCAGTTGGCCACAACATTTTACAAAGTTGCAAAGCGCAAATGCTTAAATATGTGTTGTGATGACTAATGTGAGCTACATGGAATTCTACCCGTGCACTTTGATAAGCTCACAGGAACCTACAGGACCACACTAGAATTTTAAAATCCTCATGTGGACTGGCATTGACAAATAAAAGCTTCACATCGGAAGATACACGTTGACATCATAACCTACTTGTTATTGTGAACAAGCTACACTTCACTGGCGCAAGTGTAGGTATACAAAACTGCTTCACAAGTGGATTCGTGAAGAATCTGAGAACTTGTGAATGTGAAGAATTAGAGGAAGTCTCAGGACTTTTACAAGATATGTACCTAGCACTCACCAAATCCTGCAATATGTTGCAATGGAGATGCTATACCAATCAATAAAGATGAacctttaataaaaaaaaagatttcaccCTCACATACAAGCCTTAAATGTTCGCAATTACGGAAACAAATACCCTCAAATAATTTGCATAAATAGGCCCAAATAGATGATGCAGGCAGCAAGTAGAAACAACAGGAGTTCACTGTCGGTCGTATTCAATGTGTACTGTGAAATTCCTGTTCTCTAGCAATAACACGCTTTCCCCAGCCGCTTGAGAAACTTTGTGTCTATTGAACAAGGCTACCCTGAGAAGCCAATATGgtttcttctttcattttttagtCTTATTGAAGATAGTGCAGAATCCATCTTTTACCCTTTACAATGTTTCATCCTAGTCAGGTGGGCTTCCACTCAACTTTGCGCTTCATGTGGAAATACACTCAATTTATTGACTGTGTTATCGATGATTGCTAGACAAATTTTGGTGCTGTCACACTGCTGCAAATCTTGGCATGCAAAAAGCATCAACTTGCTTTAACACTATTTAATCAAGAGGGACAGCCATCACCGACACATGCATTACTATAAAGTGCATGCCAATCCTGCATTAATCTCGGGAGCAGCTATGATCTAAAGCAGGCACCCTCAATACATCAATCAATACACTACATCAGATACCACATTTCATACTTTGCATGCTATATGCTGCGGCAAGCAACCCAAGTAGCATTCTCATCACTCTGCACATTTTACAGCGCCGTTATATTTTGATCGGCAAGCTTTTGACAGAATAACTGCATCATATATCAGGTTACATCAAATAATATATTATTCATGCACCTTTGTACTTCCAGTATTTGGCATATGAGTTTGCTCACAAATGCAAGGCGTGCACTGGGGCCGGTGGTAGCAGCAAGGTGCCATTCCACTCATTTGGTGATAATTAGATTCATATCGGTGACACCTATGTAAATATATAATTTCGCTGCCTGAAACTCGGGACAGGTAATGTTGCATTAAATTAGATGAAAGATACCTAACATGGTGGCAAAAAAAATTTGGGCTACAAATGTAAACAGTGAGAAAAAGGCTTTGCCTGCTATATACGAAATAGAGTAGAATTGCTTCCCAGACATGCAAACTAATGACGAATTGCTCCACCCACCAAGTATGCACAAACTGCATTCCGAGTGGAAGCCTGTTCACACAAATCTTGCATGCAGCAAGAATATACAGCACAAACTGATGAAGACAGCACATGGAATGAgacaaaatggagagctgtcttATTTCACTTACCCTGCTGTTTACTACTCTGTCTTCGCCTGCTTGTGCTGCAAGTAGTTGCAATACCTTAAGTAGCAAACAAAGACATCAAGCatagcataggggaaattatatAGATTTATtagttgaattaaagaaatgacaaaaaaatgccaatgaaagtggacgaaaaaagaATTGGCtgcaggtggggcacgaacctACGTCTTCGGATTACATTtgtgatgctcttaccaactCAGCTACCGCGGTGCCAtttccccatccactttctgaggtatcTGAAAGCGATGACGCCTTCTGATAGCATGTGTGGGCTTATTAACCAGTTGCCTTCACCTAAAAAGGTCACATACACgcgacgcctgtggcagaaaggatgttccacatatGCCATCAAGGCAGTGAGcggcggcgctggctaacactcccagggttaattgtAGTAGCAAAACAAATACCTCAGAAAGTATAGACACGAAATGGCACCGCGGAATTGgtaagaacatcgcacgcgtaatgtgaagacgtgggttccTGCCCCACTTGcggccagtatttttttttctttcgtaataaGTACAATTCACCCTATGCTATCCTTGTGATCTGTTAGTTGGCTTATGTCATGATATGAGAAAAATCAGGCCCTTGGTTTCTTTCTTCCCGTTGATTACTTGCAATGTAACACAACTAGCCTTAATAAATGCCGCACGCTGCAACATCATGCAAAAGGAGGACTccatgaaaagaacaaaaatTCAACTGCGGCAACAGCACTACACAAAGAATACACTCAGTGGTGTACTGTCCCTTTGCATGCCCACTGTATCTATATATGTCCTGAAATTGTCTAAATCACGGCGCTGTGCGTGTGTCAAAATTCTGTCCTTGTCCTGTCGCGCTGCATAGCGTTATCACATATCCTGAAAGCTAACTGTACTATAGGCCCACCGCAACCAAGCTTGACTATATGCTTAATGAATATTGGACTGATTACTGCTTCACTGCAAGTACACAGAAGAATTTGTTAAGTGCAAGAGAGAGGTGTCAAGAACTACATGCAGCTTTTGAGTTACattgagcttttcagcgcattacaaaacaaaacaaatagaTGTGCATGAAATAAAATTTAAAGTAGAAGCCATCCTTAATGATTctctatattgacacgtacacatgtttatctttcaccggtggccgctttcaacattggctgacaaatgttaaacgttatcgctcggcgcaggacgcgcctgcattggaagcttctcggacgttatcaatgcttctatccgtcgtctgtggtcaccgacgcccatgtaatctgattgtatgagcgacgcgaattgtctagaactttccggaagacacgcgggcatcagggattaatctggacccttcgatgactcaggtataaaagccaacgcgtttcgccgctgatcagatttcgacgatcgccgactgtgttcgccgctatcgttgtgcttcaagtgtaacttgcttttgtgggcacaggttcgcccaataaagaataagtttcgtcattcccagttttacgactgtttgcttcatcgtcactactacgtgacatctggtggaggtgcttttatgtccttgtaccggacccccccgtccagccgtgagccaagcccacaccgtctagaagacgtcgacgcctaccccgaccagcgagctagtcgcaggctactgaacctgccaccggagtacgaacccctacctgagaagaccaagaggacaaaagtcatgacctcggcagcagctaccatgacagcccctgtgccaacatctgcggtcgtgatgcaacaatccagggagccgccgactttccgcggttcgccatgtgaagacgccgaaagctggctggaggcatacgaccgggtcgctacgttcaacaagtgggactgcgacgaaaagctgcgccatgtttacttctctcttgaagatggcgccagaacctggttcgagaatagggaacgttcactaacaacctgggacctcttccgagccaccttcctggacaccttcacgagcatcgtccgtaaagaaagagctgcagccttgctggaaaaccgtgtacagctcccgaatgagggcatcggtatgtacactgaagaaatgactcgattgttccggcacgccgatccagctatgcccgaagacaagaaagttcgcttgctcatgcggggagttaagcaggtgctattcgccggactggtacggaatccaccaacaacagtccaagactttctctcggaggctacgacgatcgagaaagcactggacatgcgcaaccggcaatacaatcgccgttcgacgccacactacgccgaagtccaaggactttccgacgacctacgagacaccatcagggcgatagtacgcgaagagctgcggaagttgctaccgtcgtcgcagcctcaagttgcttccatcgccgatatcgtgcgggaggaaatccagcaatcgctaggacttcccgaatcgccgcaaccccagccggaagcgatgacatacgccgccgtcgcccgtcgtcaaggcccccctccgcgctcgcgccagggcctcgtaacgccgcaattccgtcgcccagcgccgccgccgcagccagcacgcccgcccgtcgcccagcgcagctacccgagaaaaacggacatttggcgcgctcccgaccaccgcccgctctgctatccctgcggggaagccggccatgtctaccgccgatgcccataccgcgagatgggcctacgagggttcgccgtcaacgcgccacgtccacagcttggcgagcgaccacgtgacatcgccgactacctcgccggagctcagtggcaaccacgacgaccctcacgctcgccgtcaccaggccgctacatctcgccccatcgccgtcagtgcaccggtcccactcggggccgatctcccagtccttacccgggaaactaaaggcagcaaccgatggaggtgcggttgctgtacgacgcaataccgaagatcctccaccgccgacgaagaagattcgcgaatcaccacgacgaggtatcagcacaccgcctggcaagagccctaacgacaacacttcgccgccgaaagaagacctaccgacgcgacgtagcagcagcggagcaagccgacgcagccgtgatccgacgccacgacttaaccgcaacgccagtcgacggtctaccgactaatacccctgtcacacggcacgtgtaatgtcatttgcagtaaatgacattcataccgaatgtcattgcggtcttgcgttcccagtctacacgggtaaacaaaatggcattcgcaattgatggcaatgtttatcggcaggctgctatgataacgaaacctgCGAAATCGTgctatttatttacacatttttACTATTTTGTAAGTAATGCAATGATAAACATTGGAAGGTTATTTGCAAATATATTGCAAAGCCATACGACAGCATTAGTGGAAAAGAAATGCTTATAAATATCCAAAGCAAGACTGGCTCAAAGCCGCTTACGATTCCATCCGCAGCTGGCGCTATGGCGGACGGTGAAAGCGTTGTCGAATTTATGACAGTGACAAATGACGAGCAATGCAAACAAGCATTAATTGTTCTCCAGCTGTTGAGGATGAAGCGTCGAAACCGGCTGAAGCGGATCAAGCTTGCTACTGAGGCATGCGCAAGGACAACGAGGGATTTGGAGCTGCGTCTGCAAGCCAATACGGTCACGTTGGCCGCTGTTTGGGCTGCCACTTCGCCAGGGATTATCCGAGAACGATGGTGCTTCCCAAGAAACGAAAATTGGTTTGAGGACACTCTCCCTCACCTGGGTGAAGTTAATTTCAAGCAGGCGTTCCGCGTGAACCCTTCCACATTCAGATACCTGGTGATATCATTGCAGTGCGTCTTGGAGCGTCAGGTCACCAACATGCGCAAGCCAATTAGCGCGGAAAAACGCGTAGCCGTGGGATTGTACCGCCTCTGTTCCAGCGCCGAAGATCGTACGATTGCACACCTGTTTGGCATCGGCCGATCTACTGTGAACATTGTGTACAGAGAGTTTTGCCGAGCAGTTGTGGACATTCATGAAGGCACCTGGGTGCGCATGCCACGGAAGGAGGAAATTGCCGAGCAGATGCGCGAGTTTCACGCCGTAACTGGTTTCCCGCAGGCCATGGGTGCACTAGACGGCTGCCACTTTCCCATATCTCCGCCCAAGAAAGATGCAGTCGACTACTATAACTACAAGGGATGGTACGCTTTTTTTTACGTTGTCTTTATATGTGGTAGCAGCACAGGGTCAGGACAAAACATCAAATAATTGAAAACTGCGTTACGAATAAATGTACTTTATTGGAAAATCAGTAAGTAGAAGTGAAAGCACGTGCCAAGGAATTAAGCTTTCTTTAAAAATGTGAAGTTTGGGATATTCAGGCATATGCAGCTCGTACAATGAAAAACACACTTTCATATCGGCACTTTTATTTAAATATGTGAGAATTCTTTTCTCTGCTTGTGATTAGTGCCGCATAAGACCTCGTTATTTTCCTTGAATAACATTCAGGAAGTAGCATCTATACCTTATATTTCTTCCTTCACAATCGTGTAGTAAACATGTTCAGGATACTTACCAGCCCATACTAAAATGCTAGTAGCTTCAGTATGAAATTATTCCACCGAAGAGATTGTCAATTTAAAAACCATCGTTAAAGAAAGTTTCGTTTAAAGGTGACAAAATTTATATCTTATAAAACCTGTACGAATTCAAATATTTATGTGTATGCTGCTGCTAATACCCTGAAACGTGATGTTAATAAAATGTTTAGTTTTTTAATTCACTTCGGATAATTTCTCCACACTGCTGGCAAACAATTATTTCATGCAGGTACAGCATCATACTGCTTGCAGTTGCCGACCACCGCTACCGCTTCTTGTACTTGAACGTGGGGAGCCCGGGTAGATGCCACGACGCCCATGTTTACGGACGGTCAAGATTGAAGACAATAGTGGAGAGTGATCACTTCAACTCTCCGGTGTCAGTAATTGAAGGAGTGCCTGTACTACCCATCATGCTCTGTGACCAAGCATTTCCGCTGACACCGCATTTAATGAAACCATATGCAAATGCCCCAAGTGGTTCTAAGCAAGCAATCTTCAACTACAACCTGTCAAAGTCGAGGCGCATTGTGGAAAACGCATTCGGCCGAGTGAAAGCACGCTTCAGGTTCATTCTGAAGAGAATGGAATGCAAACTGTCCAATGCCAAACTGGCCATTAGGGCATCCTGCACTTTACACAACATCTGCGAATGCTTTCGAGATCATGTGGATGAGCAGTGGATACAGGATGTGTACACCTTCAACGAAATGTACAAGCAGCCCCTGCACAATTCTGATGCATGCATTGGCGAAGGCGAGGATATAAGGGCTGCGCTTGCAGAGTATTTTTGGAAACGAGCCCAATGAACATAGTTGACCACAAGCAGCTCAAACACCATGCTTTATTTTGCCAAATACTTCACGAGCGCGTCAGTCAACAGTTTTTCTGTAGCTGCTGATTCGCGCACAATGTCAAGTTCCATTCGCCGTAGCTCCAACTCTTGCTTCCTGCTTTCGTTTAGGTCAGCACACAACTGCCGGTTCGTAGCGACTAGTTGCGCTAGGAGAGTCTTTTGTGTGGTGCGCCTGCTCGTTTGATTGTTTTGCTGGCTGTTTACTTCTGCCTGTGGTTGGGCCCAACAGTCGTCTGTGCTGTATGGTGATGAGGGCAAGTATAATGTACTTGTATTATGTGAACATTCATCTGGTGATGCTGGAGGTGGCTGGGAGTCTTCTTCGCCCAACGGCCCGTGCTCCATACTATGAATAATCTGAGAAAATGAAAGAGAATATAGCACATGTGAACATATTTGTAAAGAGACTGTTTGCAATGAGTGTTCTGATTGTTACCACAGAAGCAAAAAGCAACTACCTCTCGCATGCAGCCTTCACAAGCTGAGTAGGCGTATTACCCGTTTCTATAATAAATATTCTACATATACTCTCGCATCTTGCAGCCACACAATGTTTATGTTGGTACACCATCAAGTGTGAATTCATGTTGACATTCTTACCCAGCCACAACAGCAGTTGTGCATAATGAATTGATAAACAAGTCATGTTTGCCGCATGTGATGCCAACAACGGAACACACTAAATCAGTGTGCCTTCTTCCTGGTAAGTGATACAAAACAAAACATCTTTCGTACGCAGGTTGCACAGGATCCCTGCATGCTACAAAATATGTACTTACTATTTCAACAGTGGCGTCTTCGCCACACGTTTCTTCAGTGAGGCTGCTGTCGTTCATTGGCAGGCTGCCAAGGAACCTAGAAATGTCCTTGTAAAATCTCCACGTAATGGCTCCTTGTCCGGTCGTCTTTCGGCTGAGGTTCCTGCAAGAAACATATGGCATAATCTTCAGAGAATTGTACTATGTTACTGCTAGTAGGGATGCCAGTACCCTTTCAAAACATGCAGTTCGTAAGCTATATCTGCCCAACAATGCATTGCAATTATGCTCCTTTCGGTACTTCTGCTATTACAACTGCTTCACGTTCATCTAGTCAAGGTGAGAGCAGCGTTAGCAAATATTTCTAGACGACAGTGCTTTTGAAAAAAGTATGCATTTGCTTGTTTTCTACTTAAACCACGCAGTCGACATGCAGGAATATTTGGCACGAGAAACGCaaagaatgcaaaaatgccttGGGAAAAGTACTAGTACCTAGAGTGCAAAGTCAAAAAAATTCTGCAACCAAGAACTACGCACAGCTGCATTAGGAAGCGTTTGCAAGCCCTGCTGTAGTAAAAGCTCAAATCACTACGATGTCCCACTCTACGAAATCTTAAAAAAAATGCATATAAAGAATGAAGACACATCGTTTCTAATTAGCGCCGCGTGAAGGGCGCATCGAAAGCATGTTTCTTATCATGTGCCTGTTATAACGCGTGGCGCCCCAGCACAAGTTGCCCAGTCCGAACGGGGGTTCGCCCAACACAAAATCAAGCGACATTCGCGCCTTTCAGTCTATTATCCACTAACAGCGTACTTCGCTGCGTGTGCCATGGCCGGACTAGAGGGGAGACGGGATACGCGTGCACATTGTGCGTGCTTCGCACCTCCCTGTCCGGCTTAGCGGGTGCGCAGTTAAGCAACTAAACAGCATGCACGCGAGGAGTTTGGCCTTGTACGGAAGTGTTCACTTACCGGTACCGGTTTCCCAAATTTTCTATCTTGCTTTTAATTTCTTTCACACTCTTCTCCACCCCTTGCGCACGCAGGCACTCGGCTATGGCGACGTAGACTTTCAGGTTGCGCTTCGTCTTGCGCAAGTCACTGAGGTGGTCCTCCCAGACTTTCAAAAGCGCGCGCGTCTCGTCGTCGCTCCAGTGGGTtttgtgcttctcattttctgCTGACGAAGCTGCCCGGTTGCCTTCCATGGTTGGTACAAGGGTTAACGCGGCACCACTTCGCAGAAAAACAACATGCAGACGGGAATGAACAAGCGTTTCTAAACATGGCCGACAAGAGCTAGGTACTGATAAGTGGTGATAACTGCTGATAACGTCCTGCCGGAGTCTGGGAACAAGAATATAATGCACAAACCGCTTCAACTGGCATGCTGTACGTCATAAAATATTTACAAGATTTATAACTGCAAATAATAAGAACTTTTACCCTAATTCTATTTAGTTTTAAGTTATCGTTATTGTAaccttttgccaagcccctgtcgtcgagattacacaagtcgcgcgcgaatgagttcgggaaactcattcaatgggcgaatgccattagctgtgaatgtcattcgctatgcccgtgtagaagcaacaaaaatggcattaacacgtaatctcattcgctgcgaatgacattacacgtgccgtgtgacaggggtataagacgtgctaatcgatggtcatcacgtcactgctctcgtcgacactggagccgactattccgtcttcagtggcccgttcgccgccaagttgaa comes from the Dermacentor silvarum isolate Dsil-2018 chromosome 9, BIME_Dsil_1.4, whole genome shotgun sequence genome and includes:
- the LOC119465266 gene encoding uncharacterized protein LOC119465266 is translated as MLINIQSKTGSKPLTIPSAAGAMADGESVVEFMTVTNDEQCKQALIVLQLLRMKRRNRLKRIKLATEACARTTRDLELRLQANTVTLAAVWAATSPGIIRERWCFPRNENWFEDTLPHLGEVNFKQAFRVNPSTFRYLVISLQCVLERQVTNMRKPISAEKRVAVGLYRLCSSAEDRTIAHLFGIGRSTVNIVYREFCRAVVDIHEGTWVRMPRKEEIAEQMREFHAVTGFPQAMGALDGCHFPISPPKKDAVDYYNYKGWYSIILLAVADHRYRFLYLNVGSPGRCHDAHVYGRSRLKTIVESDHFNSPVSVIEGVPVLPIMLCDQAFPLTPHLMKPYANAPSGSKQAIFNYNLSKSRRIVENAFGRVKARFRFILKRMECKLSNAKLAIRASCTLHNICECFRDHVDEQWIQDVYTFNEMYKQPLHNSDACIGEGEDIRAALAEYFWKRAQ
- the LOC119465267 gene encoding myb/SANT-like DNA-binding domain-containing protein 1, with amino-acid sequence MEGNRAASSAENEKHKTHWSDDETRALLKVWEDHLSDLRKTKRNLKVYVAIAECLRAQGVEKSVKEIKSKIENLGNRYRNLSRKTTGQGAITWRFYKDISRFLGSLPMNDSSLTEETCGEDATVEIIIHSMEHGPLGEEDSQPPPASPDECSHNTSTLYLPSSPYSTDDCWAQPQAEVNSQQNNQTSRRTTQKTLLAQLVATNRQLCADLNESRKQELELRRMELDIVRESAATEKLLTDALVKYLAK